A single region of the Novipirellula aureliae genome encodes:
- the folE gene encoding GTP cyclohydrolase I FolE, which produces MPEESCGSSRNGDGVPPLFIDHNAPRTDAVDLKRIEAAVRVILDAVGEDPDREGLLETPARVARMYAEMFAGLHSDPARHLSKVFTEEYDEIVLVRDISFCSMCEHHLLPFTGKAHIAYLPSGKVVGLSKLARVVEEVARRPQVQERMTQTIADMVEDRLSAKGVAVVCEATHSCMTMRGVRKPGSLCLTSAMRGAFRDDPKSRAEVLGLINREA; this is translated from the coding sequence TTGCCCGAAGAAAGCTGTGGCTCATCGCGCAACGGCGATGGCGTACCACCACTTTTTATCGATCACAATGCCCCTCGCACCGACGCAGTGGACCTAAAGCGAATCGAAGCTGCAGTGCGTGTCATCTTGGATGCAGTCGGTGAAGACCCAGACCGTGAAGGGCTTCTTGAAACCCCTGCGCGCGTGGCTCGTATGTATGCCGAGATGTTTGCAGGCCTCCATTCCGATCCAGCCCGTCATTTATCAAAAGTATTTACAGAGGAATATGACGAAATCGTTCTGGTTCGCGACATCAGTTTTTGCAGCATGTGCGAGCATCATTTGCTACCCTTCACAGGAAAAGCGCACATCGCGTATTTGCCGAGCGGAAAGGTCGTTGGGCTTAGCAAATTGGCCCGTGTGGTCGAAGAAGTCGCTCGTCGCCCTCAAGTTCAAGAGCGAATGACGCAAACGATTGCCGACATGGTCGAAGATCGTTTGTCCGCCAAGGGCGTTGCGGTCGTCTGCGAAGCGACCCATAGCTGCATGACCATGCGAGGCGTTCGCAAGCCGGGCAGTTTGTGTTTGACCAGTGCGATGCGGGGCGCTTTTCGAGATGATCCAAAATCGAGAGCTGAAGTGCTTGGTTTGATCAACCGCGAAGCTTAA
- the dnaX gene encoding DNA polymerase III subunit gamma/tau, translating to MPESDGPSNGPNADGPKNSYVVVARRYRPRGFDELVGQDHVGRALKNAIETNRVGHAYLFTGARGVGKTSTARIFAKALNDPSGPTGDPDNDSDVAQAIDSGEDVDVIEIDGASNRGIDEIRSLRANVSVRPSRSRYKIYIIDEVHMLTGAAFNALLKTLEEPPEHVKFIFCTTDPEKLPITVLSRCQRFDFAPVEVPKIVGRLREIIEKESAEADDDALELIARRAAGSMRDSQSLLEQVMSFSDGKLTVEQVHSMLGTADDVRLHALAKAMADRDAAEVIRQMDAGIDAGVDAGRLAEQLLAYFRDLLAVTVGCEPSLMRHTAVSLHDELKELGERWGLQTVLAVVGLIDQTLVRIRHSVYSRVLLEATAIQICHLPDLQQIVDLAAAADSVKPGASGVSASAATQPVVRSTPTSRSAESEKKNGERKQTPTASVTPPPTMETSATVPPSQIASAAPKAVNQAPLSRQAWTQEVAERIWKEATEKVEPMTETLSHAVKQVVAEEGRLRLIFPGEAKLAYSRCDHPQHRNSLAEAVSALAGREIILELQLAPPKAVVKKEAPIPAGKARLQRQKEIENNEMVKSCIEIFEAEIVKIEKPR from the coding sequence ATGCCTGAGTCTGATGGCCCATCCAACGGCCCGAACGCAGACGGCCCCAAAAACTCGTATGTCGTCGTGGCCCGCCGTTACCGCCCTCGTGGTTTCGATGAACTCGTGGGACAAGACCATGTGGGGCGGGCTCTAAAAAACGCGATCGAAACCAACCGGGTTGGGCATGCTTACCTGTTCACCGGTGCTCGTGGAGTCGGTAAGACCAGCACGGCCAGAATCTTTGCCAAGGCGCTCAACGATCCATCGGGTCCGACCGGAGACCCGGACAATGATTCCGACGTTGCCCAGGCGATCGATTCGGGGGAAGACGTCGATGTGATCGAAATCGATGGAGCTAGCAATCGAGGGATTGACGAGATTCGATCGTTGCGGGCGAACGTCAGCGTCCGGCCGAGTCGATCACGGTACAAGATTTATATCATTGACGAAGTTCACATGTTGACCGGGGCGGCTTTTAACGCGCTGCTTAAAACGCTCGAAGAGCCACCGGAGCATGTCAAGTTTATCTTTTGCACGACCGATCCCGAAAAGCTGCCCATCACGGTTTTGAGTCGCTGTCAGCGATTTGATTTTGCACCGGTCGAAGTGCCGAAGATTGTTGGCCGACTTCGCGAGATCATCGAGAAAGAATCGGCGGAAGCCGACGACGACGCATTGGAATTGATCGCCCGTCGAGCCGCGGGATCGATGCGAGACAGCCAATCGTTGCTCGAACAGGTCATGAGTTTCAGCGACGGCAAATTGACGGTCGAGCAGGTTCACTCGATGCTCGGCACAGCGGATGACGTACGGCTACACGCATTGGCAAAAGCGATGGCCGATCGTGATGCTGCCGAAGTCATTCGGCAAATGGACGCCGGGATTGACGCGGGTGTCGACGCGGGCCGACTCGCCGAGCAACTACTAGCCTATTTCCGAGACCTGTTGGCCGTTACGGTTGGCTGCGAACCGAGTTTGATGCGGCATACGGCCGTCAGTTTGCATGACGAGTTGAAGGAACTCGGTGAGCGATGGGGGTTGCAGACCGTCTTGGCAGTTGTTGGATTGATCGACCAAACGCTGGTGCGAATCCGCCATAGCGTCTATTCACGCGTGCTACTCGAAGCGACGGCAATCCAAATTTGCCATCTGCCCGATTTGCAGCAGATTGTCGACCTGGCGGCCGCAGCCGATTCCGTCAAACCCGGCGCGTCGGGAGTATCGGCAAGTGCCGCTACTCAACCAGTCGTTCGTTCGACACCAACGAGCCGTTCAGCGGAGAGCGAAAAAAAAAACGGTGAACGAAAGCAAACGCCCACCGCTTCGGTAACTCCGCCGCCTACAATGGAAACCAGCGCCACCGTGCCGCCTTCGCAAATCGCGAGTGCTGCTCCCAAAGCCGTAAATCAGGCACCCCTAAGCCGTCAAGCATGGACTCAAGAGGTGGCCGAGAGGATTTGGAAGGAAGCGACCGAGAAGGTTGAGCCGATGACCGAGACCCTCTCTCATGCGGTCAAGCAAGTTGTCGCAGAAGAGGGACGTTTGCGATTGATCTTTCCTGGCGAGGCGAAGTTGGCCTACAGCCGCTGTGACCATCCACAGCATCGCAACTCGCTGGCCGAAGCGGTCTCCGCGCTCGCGGGCCGTGAAATCATACTCGAGCTACAGCTGGCCCCCCCTAAAGCGGTCGTCAAAAAGGAAGCCCCCATCCCGGCTGGTAAAGCGAGGCTGCAACGACAAAAAGAGATCGAAAACAATGAGATGGTCAAATCGTGCATCGAAATCTTCGAAGCGGAGATCGTCAAAATCGAAAAGCCCCGATGA
- the ilvC gene encoding ketol-acid reductoisomerase — MAATIYYENDADLSNLKGKTIAILGYGSQGHAQAQNLRDSGCDVVIGQRPGSENYDLAVSHGFKPMSIADAVKAADVINVLLPDEVQGDIYRDQIRDNLSAGNILMCSHGFNIHFGQIDPPKGIDTLLVAPKGPGHLVRSEYEKGGGVPCLIALGEGASETTKKIGLAYAKAIGGTRGGVIETTFAEETETDLFGEQVVLCGGVSELVKAGFETLVEAGYQPEMAYFECMHELKLIVDLIYQGGLSYMRYSISNTAEYGDYVSGPRIITAETKAEMKRILTEIQNGEFARKWISENRAGAPFFKATRRRERLHGVEQVGIGLRRMMTWIEEKEV; from the coding sequence ATGGCTGCTACGATTTACTACGAAAACGACGCCGACTTGTCAAACCTGAAAGGCAAGACGATTGCGATTCTTGGCTACGGTTCGCAAGGACACGCGCAAGCACAAAACCTGCGTGACAGCGGTTGTGACGTTGTGATTGGCCAACGGCCTGGATCGGAGAACTACGACTTGGCCGTCTCGCACGGTTTCAAGCCGATGTCGATCGCCGATGCGGTCAAAGCAGCGGACGTGATTAATGTTTTACTTCCCGATGAAGTGCAGGGCGATATCTATCGCGATCAGATTCGCGACAATCTAAGTGCCGGCAATATCCTAATGTGCTCGCACGGCTTCAACATCCACTTCGGGCAAATCGACCCACCCAAGGGAATCGACACGTTGCTCGTCGCACCCAAAGGGCCGGGGCACTTGGTCCGAAGCGAATACGAAAAAGGTGGCGGTGTGCCATGCCTCATCGCTCTTGGCGAAGGCGCTTCAGAAACGACGAAGAAGATCGGCTTGGCCTATGCCAAAGCAATCGGTGGAACGCGCGGCGGTGTGATTGAAACCACTTTTGCGGAGGAAACCGAAACGGACTTGTTCGGCGAACAAGTTGTGCTGTGCGGCGGAGTCAGTGAACTCGTGAAGGCCGGCTTTGAAACACTCGTGGAAGCCGGGTACCAACCCGAAATGGCTTACTTCGAGTGCATGCACGAACTGAAGTTGATCGTTGACCTGATTTATCAAGGTGGCCTGAGTTACATGCGATATAGCATCAGCAACACGGCTGAGTATGGTGATTACGTTAGCGGACCTCGGATCATTACTGCCGAAACCAAGGCGGAGATGAAACGTATATTGACGGAAATCCAAAACGGCGAATTCGCTCGTAAATGGATTTCAGAAAACCGCGCTGGAGCCCCTTTCTTCAAAGCCACTCGCCGTCGCGAGCGTTTGCATGGTGTTGAGCAGGTCGGAATCGGACTGCGCCGCATGATGACTTGGATCGAAGAAAAAGAAGTTTAA
- the ilvN gene encoding acetolactate synthase small subunit, whose product MSNPNQRHVLSALVQNVPGVLAHISGMLASRGFNIDSLAVGETEDNNLSRMTFVVVGDGHVLEQVGKQLQKIVTVVEVLDVSSRDFVERDLLLLKVSAPAGAVRSEIRELVDIFRGKIVDVGPDEIMVEISGRENKVQAFIERMREYGITELCRTGRIAMVRSESRMPSLNHLAGSYTTL is encoded by the coding sequence ATGAGCAACCCAAATCAACGACATGTGTTGTCGGCACTCGTGCAGAACGTTCCAGGCGTGCTCGCCCATATTTCTGGAATGCTGGCTTCACGCGGCTTTAACATTGATTCCTTGGCGGTCGGCGAGACCGAGGACAATAATTTGTCTCGAATGACGTTTGTCGTCGTCGGCGATGGCCATGTCCTTGAACAAGTCGGCAAGCAACTTCAAAAGATCGTTACGGTCGTCGAGGTTTTGGACGTCAGTAGTCGCGATTTCGTGGAGCGTGATTTGTTGCTGCTCAAAGTGTCGGCACCTGCTGGGGCGGTACGTTCGGAGATTCGCGAATTAGTCGATATCTTTCGCGGCAAGATCGTCGATGTCGGACCGGATGAAATCATGGTCGAAATCAGTGGACGTGAAAATAAGGTTCAAGCATTTATCGAGAGAATGCGTGAATACGGCATCACGGAGCTTTGTCGCACAGGACGCATTGCGATGGTTCGCAGCGAATCGCGGATGCCAAGTTTGAACCATTTGGCGGGCAGTTACACTACGCTGTAA
- the tadA gene encoding tRNA adenosine(34) deaminase TadA, with protein MQRALELAQQAAMADEVPVGAIIVKNHTIIAAASNQRELLKDPTAHAEMIAITQAATAIEDWRLEQTTLYVTLEPCIMCAGAILQSRIPRVVFGASDPKGGAVESLYRLLEDSRLNHRCEITQGVLGDRCGQILTEFFASKRAIGKK; from the coding sequence ATGCAGCGAGCCTTGGAATTGGCTCAACAAGCCGCAATGGCGGACGAAGTGCCTGTCGGTGCAATCATCGTCAAAAACCATACGATCATTGCCGCTGCCTCGAATCAGCGCGAGCTGCTAAAGGACCCGACGGCTCACGCTGAAATGATCGCGATCACGCAGGCGGCGACCGCAATCGAGGATTGGCGGCTCGAACAAACCACGCTCTATGTGACGCTAGAGCCCTGCATTATGTGCGCAGGTGCGATTTTGCAGTCGCGAATCCCACGTGTCGTGTTTGGGGCATCGGATCCCAAAGGGGGGGCTGTGGAAAGTCTCTATCGGCTGCTCGAAGACTCTCGTTTGAATCATCGATGCGAGATCACTCAGGGCGTGCTGGGTGATCGATGTGGCCAGATTTTGACCGAATTTTTTGCCAGCAAACGGGCGATTGGCAAAAAATAG
- a CDS encoding Gfo/Idh/MocA family protein, translated as MITRRSFLKSTAAAGTAASVPYFTSTQSAFANDSANDRPQVGCIGLGGMGLGDMKEHQRFGDVVALCDVDTSRIARAKSRNDEKGDGYTDYRKIIDRDDIDVISCVTTDHWHTKICIEALEAGKHVFCQKPLTLTLEENQLIRAAVEKHPDQVFFIGTQQRSDQRRFLRAVNMVQKGLLGDIKKITIGIDGGDVGGPFPVEQPPAELDWETWLGQAPKVDYRAKRCHYQFRWWYEYSGGKFTDWGAHHIDIALWALNRNGEGSGPVSIDGSDAKHPVPYKDGYPTVDDCYNTAHDFSIDCKFEDGIEMIVSSRVDNGLLFEGSKGRIFVNRGKITGVPIDENWDEGQYGVEEKSALFKGKPAESHKDNFYRCLREGGLPVSDVYTHLKTMNACHLCSIAARLGREIRWDPQAEKILDDEQAASFFAREQRAGYEIHRV; from the coding sequence ATGATTACGCGCCGGAGCTTTTTGAAATCGACTGCCGCAGCTGGTACTGCTGCCAGTGTGCCCTATTTCACTTCGACACAGAGTGCATTCGCCAACGACTCCGCCAATGATCGTCCTCAAGTTGGATGCATTGGTCTCGGCGGCATGGGACTCGGAGACATGAAAGAGCATCAACGTTTTGGTGACGTGGTTGCACTTTGTGATGTTGACACAAGCCGCATTGCAAGGGCGAAGTCACGCAACGATGAAAAGGGTGATGGGTATACCGACTATCGCAAAATCATCGACCGCGATGACATTGACGTGATTAGCTGTGTGACGACAGACCATTGGCACACCAAAATTTGTATCGAAGCGTTGGAGGCAGGTAAGCATGTGTTCTGCCAAAAACCGTTAACGTTAACCCTTGAAGAAAACCAATTGATTCGCGCAGCGGTTGAGAAGCACCCCGATCAAGTGTTTTTCATTGGCACCCAACAGCGAAGCGACCAGCGTCGTTTTCTTCGCGCAGTCAACATGGTCCAAAAAGGTCTACTTGGTGACATCAAGAAAATCACCATTGGAATCGACGGAGGCGACGTCGGTGGCCCATTCCCCGTGGAGCAACCGCCAGCGGAATTGGACTGGGAAACATGGCTAGGCCAAGCACCCAAAGTCGATTATCGAGCGAAACGTTGCCATTATCAATTCCGATGGTGGTATGAGTATTCAGGCGGAAAGTTCACCGATTGGGGTGCCCATCACATCGACATCGCATTGTGGGCTTTAAACCGAAACGGTGAGGGGAGCGGTCCGGTTTCCATTGACGGCAGTGATGCAAAGCATCCTGTTCCATACAAGGATGGCTATCCGACGGTGGATGATTGCTACAACACCGCTCACGACTTTTCGATCGATTGCAAATTCGAGGACGGAATTGAAATGATCGTTAGTAGCCGCGTCGACAACGGCTTGCTGTTCGAAGGAAGCAAAGGCCGTATATTTGTCAATCGCGGGAAAATCACAGGTGTTCCGATTGACGAAAATTGGGATGAAGGTCAATACGGAGTGGAAGAAAAGTCAGCACTCTTCAAAGGCAAACCAGCCGAAAGTCACAAGGACAATTTCTATCGTTGTCTTCGCGAGGGAGGGTTGCCGGTTTCCGATGTCTATACACATCTGAAAACGATGAACGCATGCCACTTGTGCTCGATCGCTGCTCGCCTCGGACGGGAAATCCGTTGGGACCCTCAAGCCGAGAAGATCCTTGATGACGAGCAAGCAGCATCGTTCTTCGCAAGAGAGCAACGAGCAGGCTACGAAATTCATCGAGTGTGA